Proteins co-encoded in one Dreissena polymorpha isolate Duluth1 chromosome 12, UMN_Dpol_1.0, whole genome shotgun sequence genomic window:
- the LOC127852490 gene encoding cholecystokinin receptor type A-like, giving the protein MEGMELSPKNTTLDTSVYVKEYNAEFNKKILPVSIVFGLTASVGLIANALVIYIYGFRYKRCNFKYFLFTLGLIGLLQCTIMLPTQIGEMHYWFNFPTSWLCRTSAYVFGYTIIHCYSILFLIALDRFRKVCRPYDWQIQANTARNLSIITSIASLILATTPGVVSGHHSFQTSYKDVNITVTVCATDDMHNNREWAVYFLLLLGGLPVSVIIIVTCTIYALILMRFYRQGSRTAQSNLNNSSLARSSSDELSKVKTDDQNNVTDTDNKEIVSKQMEQTLTEAKIVSFDTTTSVQNGDNNSSMNSTFKNIMCVVFPVSRQINIKANRPGNLRKTSSKLAVREKLLRKTCIVLIITITCIIALIITFCLHMVSESINYHALEVHGVILNAFVIFHRGSFSMICALFPIIYGVRDNSFRNIVREMLVKYKGSNQEQELETCA; this is encoded by the coding sequence atggaAGGTATGGAGCTGTCGCCGAAAAACACCACACTGGACACGAGTGTTTATGTTAAAGAGTACAACGCAGAATTCAACAAGAAAATTCTGCCGGTGAGCATAGTTTTCGGACTAACGGCCAGTGTGGGATTGATTGCCAATGCCCTCGTGATTTACATCTACGGTTTCCGCTACAAGCGCTGCAACTTCAAGTATTTCCTCTTCACGCTCGGACTGATTGGCCTGCTGCAGTGCACCATCATGCTCCCGACGCAGATAGGAGAGATGCACTACTGGTTCAACTTTCCAACCTCGTGGCTTTGTCGCACCTCTGCCTACGTTTTCGGTTATACAATCATTCACTGCTACTCCATTCTGTTCCTCATTGCTTTGGACCGATTCCGCAAGGTGTGCCGGCCATACGACTGGCAGATCCAGGCCAACACGGCTAGGAATTTAAGTATTATCACTTCGATTGCATCGTTAATTCTAGCAACGACGCCTGGCGTGGTGAGTGGTCACCATTCTTTCCAGACATCGTACAAAGACGTGAATATTACTGTGACAGTTTGCGCAACGGATGACATGCATAACAACAGAGAATGGGCCGTGTATTTCCTGCTTTTATTGGGTGGACTACCAGTCTCTGTCATCATTATTGTCACGTGTACCATATATGCATTAATATTAATGCGGTTCTACCGTCAAGGCTCTCGAACAGCGCAGTCTAACTTAAACAATAGTTCACTCGCTCGTTCTTCATCTGATGAATTGTCCAAAGTGAAGACGGACGATCAAAATAATGTCACGGACACAGATAACAAAGAGATTGTATCAAAACAAATGGAACAGACACTGACTGAGGCAAAAATAGTATCATTTGATACCACGACGAGTGTTCAAAATGGCGACAATAATTCGTCTATGAATTCCACGTTTAAAAATATTATGTGTGTAGTGTTTCCGGTAAGCAGACAAATTAATATTAAAGCCAATCGCCCTGGCAATCTTCGTAAAACTTCATCAAAGCTTGCAGTTAGAGAAAAATTATTGCGAAAAACATGTATAGTTCTCATCATCACGATAACGTGTATCATTGCGTTGATAATCACATTTTGTCTACATATGGTCTCCGAGTCGATCAACTACCACGCGCTTGAGGTCCACGGAGTGATTTTGAACGCGTTTGTGATATTTCACCGAGGGAGCTTTTCCATGATATGTGCCCTGTTTCCAATTATCTACGGCGTTCGTGATAACAGTTTCCGGAACATCGTCCGGGAAATGCTCGTCAAGTACAAGGGGTCCAATCAGGAGCAAGAGCTTGAAACGTGTGCATGA